The Pelodiscus sinensis isolate JC-2024 chromosome 24, ASM4963464v1, whole genome shotgun sequence genomic interval agcctgtgtgtgtgtgtgtactaaaCAAGTTGAAACACTTCTGGCTTCAAGATACTGTAGTATTCTTTTATTAGTTTCTCTGTTTTTTCACTGTCAGTACAAATAACTATAATCCCCTTCCTACCTTAATCTGGAATGTAACTTAAAAGTATATTTATTGGTTACAGGCTTTAATCACACACCAGTCATGGTGCCACTGAAAATTGTAGCAAGAGCAGCAGGATCTAGGGCTCCGAGTCAGGAACTCCCAAATGTGAAATTAGCTTGGCCTGTGATACACAAACATCTGTGTTCCCATTTGTAAAAAGATTCAGCTGAACCCTTGGGTATTTGGAAGACGACAATAATTATTAATCACAGTATTATGGTAGCAAGTAGGACGACTCATCATGGGCcagggccccactgtgctaggcactattcaaatacagaacaaaagatATAAACTCTCTGGAGAAGGGACTTGTCGAAGGGTGAGATGAGACAGCAGCAGTGTCCCCTGTATGCTGTgtacttgtgtggccactcaagagattcagatgccgcagagctgataagcagagtgcccagagctaggattctgtttctgctggtggtgcacattggcatatgccttggtgcacataaaaatgtattccacacagagatggaaaagattaaagggaacattggacAGCAGGTGGACTGATTTATGTTCAGGGTGCTGTGATGATGGAAAAGCTGACACTGGCCAGTGTTAAAGGTGAACTGCAAAGCGAGAGAGAAATGAAGGACTCTCACCCTGGCCAGTGTAAGTTGTCACTCCCTGTTGGTGACATTTGTGTTTGCTTCCCTCAGGCGCCCTATTTAATCTATGTTGAAGTACTTGAATGTGAAAATTTTGACACCACTAACGTGCCCGCCCGGATCCCGGAGAACCGCATCCGGAGCACGAGGTCTGTGGAAAATCTGCCAGAATGCGGGATCACTCATgagcagagggccagcagcttCACCACGGTTCCCAATTACGACAACGACGACGAAGCCTGGTCTGTAGATGATATCGGGGAACTGCAGGTAGAGGTGAGGCAGCCAGTGATGAAGTCCAGCTGCCCTGGTCACTAAGATTAGAACCCCAAGACAGACAAGTCCCAGCTGTAGAACCGTGTCCCTGTGATAAGGGAGAGGGAACATTCGGTGCAGCCTGTTAGACTTTGAGATACCTCAGCCTCTCCCGTGCTTAGTTGGCTCCTGTTGGTGACTCCTTGCAGCCAAGGAGGCCTGAATGCGATGGTTTGTGGGATATACAGCCAGAGTGCAGTCACTTGAGTGGATGGCACCAGGGTTTGCCTCTTTGTCACGCTCAGCACGATGCCTCTACAGCTTTGTCTGTAATGCCGTACTCCTTCCTGTCCTGGGTGTGCTGCGGTGAGTGAATTAGCAATAGCACAGCAGCACTGAAGAACAACTTTGGGAATAAGCAACTTCCCAACAATGATCGTGGGAGGAGTAGTTGCCTGGCTTGCGAAGGAGTGATGTGTGCAAGAGAGCTTCTCTTGTGAGCAGCCTCTTGTGCACTGAAAGCTTCTGTACAACGCAGCACGTGCCAGGCCCGGAGTGCAAACAGCACCGTGTAGTCTACATCCTAACACGTGAATATGCTGTGGCTCAGAGATTGAAATAGGAAGCCTGGAGCCATGGATTCAGATCTTGGCAGGAAAGGCTCAGCCATTCATCCTGCCAAGGTAGATAATCGATTGCTGCGCAGTTTGTGCTCTCTGCCTGTTCTTCTCTTTTGGATGAGACCTTAAAAACTGGTCTGTGCATGGACATTAGAGATCCAATGGGACACGGCTTATCAGGCCAGCCTCCggtaggctgggggtgggtgcaaATGGGAAAGCTGCCTTGGGGCCTGATGATCGAAAGAAAGGTCAACCGCTCCTTCCTGCCACTACCAtgacaacagcagcagctggaaccctgagtcctttaaattgctgccagagccccaggtAGCACAAACTGAGTCTGGgggagtccagcccccagcccctctgctttcacccaaggccctgctccttctgggccccagagctgccagtgttccctgcccTCTGCACCCGGTGAAGTCTGTCAGCCTCCCTGCTGCTCAGAGCCAGGGTTTGCTTTGGTGTACAGTCTGTAAGCTGACCACATTCACCCTAGAAGTGGCTCCCTTTCCATGGCTCCGAACTTGGTTAATGGATCCTTTGGCTTTAATAGTTGATAAACGTAACATTTGTATCATTTCATGCTGAGGAGAATGCTGAGACTTTCTGGTCAGTAACTTAGTCTTGGGGTCTCTCTCTTTCCAGCTCCCGGAGATGCACACCAACAGCTGTGACAACATTTCCCAGTTCTCTGTGGACAGCATCACCAGCCAAGAGAGCAAAGAGCCTGTGTTCATAGCAGCTGGCGATATTAGGTAACAGTGAGCTTGTGTAGTGGGTGGGAGATTTCCCTTGCTGTAACAGGGATTCTTCAGCACTGTATAGCTGGAGATGGGATTCATTGTCCTTATTTTAAAACCAGTCTTTGTATCCAGTGGGGACGAGTAACACAGGGTATCTCCATTAAATCTCCGGAGAAGAAGTCCATTAGTCAGTACTTCTTGTCTTTCTCGCTAAGCTTGAGCACCCAGTGGCTTGTATATTGGGCAGGTAAGAGCTGAGTACCAGCTGTGTGTAATGAGATGTTCAGTATGAATTAATTCCAAATCCTTTTCTAAGCAGCTGGGCACTGGGTTCTCTTGTACCAAAGCAAAGCTCAGTATCTTTGAAAACTAGGAGCAAGACCAAAGTCAAAAGATAAATTCTTCATTGGGGAGGCAGCTGACCAATTAGTAGCCAGTTGTTGATGGCATGTGGTATGAGCAGGCATTGCTACAATCAATTGGAGAACTCAGCTAAGCAGGGTTAGGCCAAGTCAGTGCTTGAAAATGTTGAGGTACTATAAGAGCTAGAGTTGATGGTTCAGTTGGTGGAGCTCTTCTTTGGAGACGGTATCGATATAGCCTGTTAGCTCACTTTCGGAAGGTGGAATGTTGCTGAAAATGGACTCGCTGGAATGAGACTGAAGATCTGTGGTTCTGTCTACATATGGTCTCATTGACATAGTGGTGAACGCCCCCGTTTTTCTAATTTGGAAGAGTGTGTTcagcccattaaaaaaaaaaatgacctgtTCTGCTTCTGTGGGATACCACGTTCGTCTTAGTCCTTACACTGCAATTTAGGGTTCTTAAACAGCTGTTACATTCCACTCCAAAGCAGAGGCGGCATTTCAGTGAGGGGTGAAGTGATTCCCTGACTATACAAGCTCTGTAAGGTGCTTTGGGCTGAGATGTATAAGATGGCATCAGATTCTCACTGGAGCATCTTCCTTGCATTTTGTCATGACTTTTATAGACGGCGCCTCTCGGAGCAGCTGGCACACACCCCAACATCATTCAGGAGAGATCCCGAGGATCCTTCTGCGGTTGCCCTGAAGGAGCCCTGGCAGGAGAAAGTCAGGTATGAGCAAAGGTGGTCGGGTTCATGAGAGCTCAATTGCCCCCATTCCTGTAATAGGCCCATGTTGAAATCCTAGCTACATCTCTGCAGAATAGCTTCCCTTATGGCTGCCAGTGCTGATTTCCTCTGTAAGTAAATGCGGAGCCTCAGCTTTGGGCCTTGGCAGCCTTTAGGGAGTAAATATTGACTCAGGTTCAGTTTATCCAAAACAAAAGGGCCTCCATACACAGCACTGATTGATTCAGGCCCTTTTTCCAGGGTGCTCAGTCCCCTCAACTTGGTGTTTGGCTTATTTTTTAGGGGTGTGTGAATGTGGGTAGGCAGGAAAGGGAGTAGAAAAGAACCTTATTTCCTTCCATTGCTACTTAATTCCTGCTGCTGTACAGACAGACATCTTCTCTGCTTGTTTAACGGTGCTTGGTCAGGGCCCTATTGTGACAGTGCCTTATAAACATCATAAATGACTGTCTCTGTTCCAAGAACTGCCAGGCCTGAGGCCCCAAGTCAGCAAAGCACCGAAGACTGTCCCTCTTTACACACGCTTAAGtgccttgctgaatcagggcttaAAAGAGAGCTCCTCTCTGGCTGTAAAAGAGAATCAACCCCAGCCTAGACATTCTTGACTAGAAATCCACCTCTTGGTATGGACTTATAGCTGCTGTCTTGTTACTGTGCTGTTGTGCTAGGCTCTCTCCAGAGATGTTGTGGAGCAGAGAGAGGCTCTCCTTTCTTTGTAACCCGTTGGGATTTCTCCACAGGCGGATCAGGGAAGGCTCCCCTTATGGCCATCTCCCAAACTGGCATCTCCTCTCTGTGATTGTGAAATGTGGGGATGACCTCAGGCAAGAGTTGCTAGCGTTCCAGGTCCTGAAACAGCTGCAGGTAGGAAAGAGCAAGACCCCCAGCTGCTCGTGTTGTGGGTTGGTAAATGCAGGCCGTTGGTGGGTGTGACACACAGCTCTCTCTTTCAGGCTATTTGGGAGCAGGAGCGCGTGCCCTTGTGGATAAAGCCATACAAAATCCTCGTCATCTCCGCAGACAGCGGCATGATCGAGCCGGTTGTCAATGCAGTGTCCATCCACCAAGTCAAGAAACAATCCCAGCTCTTGCTGCTGGACTACTTCCTCCAGGAGCACGGCAACTACACTACTGAAGCATTCCTGACGGCCCAGAGGAACTTTGTGCAGAGCTGTGCTGGCTACTGCCTGGTGTGTTATCTGCTACAGGTCAAAGACAGGTGGGTCCTGTTTGTTGGGGTAAAGAGGCTACAGTTTGAACACACACAATTTCCACGTCATCCTTGTCCACTAGCCCTTGGGACCAACTCCTGGGAGGCAGCAGTCAGGGAACTGGTATCTTAAGTATTGACACTTAAAGTGTATTTAAACCCCCCAGGGGCGCAGTAAGGCTTGAAGGCATTTCCAAAACTGCATCCGTTACTCAAGGTGCCACTTGCCTCAGTCTTtgtcttcttcccctccctgctttaTGCAGCAGGGAATCCCTGGTAGCATCGACCTTCTAGCAGGGGAATCCAAGCAGAGGGTGAAGTGTCTGGTGTGTGACCTTAGAGGAACCTGACATTTGAATAATAGGAGTTGTTAGCTGTGCTGCTCAGAGCGCTTGCTGTGTGATCACAGGTTGTTTTGTAAGCAATAACCCCCCACCCTCCGTGAATATATCCAGTTAATACATTATTTTTGGATAGTGCTGCAcaagaggcagagaagagaggcaagCAGAGAAAAGATCCAGCCCTGTGTGTCCTTGGCGTTGGCAGGTGACACTACTGGTTTAAACTAAAGCCAGTACCTGTTTGCCTTACTTAGTAGTCTTCAAGCACTTGCTTCCCTGCAGTGGATGAGTATGTAGCAGCTATTTACTGTGCGTGTGGTTCTCCAGCTCCAAGTAACTGGCAGGGAGATGGTATCTGAAATACAGGCTAGTTGATCGTTTTGTCTCTCGTTCTGTTTCCCCTCCAAGACACAATGGCAATATCTTGCTGGATGCCGATGGACACATCATCCATATCGATTTTGGATTCATTCTCTCCAGCTCCCCCAGGAACCTCGGCTTCGAGACATCAGCCTTCAAGCTCACCACGGAGTTCGTTGATGTAAGTGAGCTATAGCTAAATTCTGCCAAGGAGCCTTGTGGTTTGAGGCACAGGATCAGGAGCCAGGAAATCTGAGTTCTTTTCCCAAGTTTGGGAGGatgtgtggtctagtggttagagccagggaTTGGGACCCCAGACTACTGTGTTCTCTTCCATTTCACACTTCCTCTGTGTTCCTGGACAAATCCCTTCTTCTCGAGGCATTGGCTTTCCCATCTGTAGAAGAGGAATGATCCCTACTTCTTGTGGAAGAGTATATGAGAATTGTAATTGATTTCTGTAAAATATTCGAAGGAACAGAACTATAGAAAAGTCCATTTTCTTATTCCTTAAAGAACTCTGACCCCAGAAAGAAATCTGGTATAGAAGTGCAGTCTTGCCACAAAGTTAGCTCCTTCCGATAAAGATGCTTTCCCAGCTGCCTTTCCTGGCGGGGCTGGCATTGAAATTTCCTCTCCAAGGAATGCTTGGGTCATGCTCACTCTCTGATCTGCTCTCCAGGTCATGGGCGGTCTGGATGGTGACATGTTTAACTACTACAAGATGCTGATGCTGCAAGGCCTCATCGCTGCCCGAAAGCACATGGACAAAGTCGTGCAGATTGTGGAGATAATGCAGCAAGGTATGGCGCTGCTTGCCAGCCTCGTGGCTCCAACCCGCTCTTACGCATGACAGGCGTTGTGCTCATCTGTGCAGTGGAAAGGGAGACAGCTCGATGCTTTGACATGAGTAGCCAGAATGTTGC includes:
- the PI4KB gene encoding phosphatidylinositol 4-kinase beta isoform X4, giving the protein MNSSIIFVCMHSRREKLPRWIRLHQPVRLAPEREFIKSLMAIGKRLATLPTKEQKTQRLISELSLLNHKLPARIWLPTAGFDHHVVRVPHTQAVVLNSKDKAPYLIYVEVLECENFDTTNVPARIPENRIRSTRSVENLPECGITHEQRASSFTTVPNYDNDDEAWSVDDIGELQVELPEMHTNSCDNISQFSVDSITSQESKEPVFIAAGDIRRRLSEQLAHTPTSFRRDPEDPSAVALKEPWQEKVRRIREGSPYGHLPNWHLLSVIVKCGDDLRQELLAFQVLKQLQAIWEQERVPLWIKPYKILVISADSGMIEPVVNAVSIHQVKKQSQLLLLDYFLQEHGNYTTEAFLTAQRNFVQSCAGYCLVCYLLQVKDRHNGNILLDADGHIIHIDFGFILSSSPRNLGFETSAFKLTTEFVDVMGGLDGDMFNYYKMLMLQGLIAARKHMDKVVQIVEIMQQGSQLPCFHGSSTIRNLKERFHMNMTEEQLQMLIEQMVDGSMRSITTKLYDGFQYLTNGIM
- the PI4KB gene encoding phosphatidylinositol 4-kinase beta isoform X3 produces the protein MKAPQAAQRAAPELGPAAVRRLRRLLPAGPGRGGSRVPRRQLIRIISGNPLECTLPKMNSSIIFVCMHSRREKLPRWIRLHQPVRLAPEREFIKSLMAIGKRLATLPTKEQKTQRLISELSLLNHKLPARIWLPTAGFDHHVVRVPHTQAVVLNSKDKAPYLIYVEVLECENFDTTNVPARIPENRIRSTRSVENLPECGITHEQRASSFTTVPNYDNDDEAWSVDDIGELQVELPEMHTNSCDNISQFSVDSITSQESKEPVFIAAGDIRRRLSEQLAHTPTSFRRDPEDPSAVALKEPWQEKVRRIREGSPYGHLPNWHLLSVIVKCGDDLRQELLAFQVLKQLQAIWEQERVPLWIKPYKILVISADSGMIEPVVNAVSIHQVKKQSQLLLLDYFLQEHGNYTTEAFLTAQRNFVQSCAGYCLVCYLLQVKDRHNGNILLDADGHIIHIDFGFILSSSPRNLGFETSAFKLTTEFVDVMGGLDGDMFNYYKMLMLQGLIAARKHMDKVVQIVEIMQQGSQLPCFHGSSTIRNLKERFHMNMTEEQLQMLIEQMVDGSMRSITTKLYDGFQYLTNGIM